A genomic segment from Vanacampus margaritifer isolate UIUO_Vmar chromosome 3, RoL_Vmar_1.0, whole genome shotgun sequence encodes:
- the aak1a gene encoding AP2-associated protein kinase 1 isoform X9, producing the protein MKKFFDSRRELVSSGPGPGAGGGGAGSSGGGSFIGRVFTLGRHQVTIEEIVAEGGFAIVFLVRTNQGQRCALKRMYVNNEDDLQICKLEIQIMRDLVGHKNIVGFLDSSIAAVGAGDVWEVLILMDFCRGGQVVNLMNQRLQTGFTEAEVLQIFCDTCEAVACLHQCKTPIIHRDLKVENILLHDQGHYVLCDFGSATNHFQNPQTEGVPVIEEEIKKYTTLSYRAPEMVNLYGGKVITTKADIWAMGCLLYKLCYFTLPFGESQVAICDGSFTIPDNSRYSHDMHCLIRYILEPDPDKRPDIYQVSHFAFKLNRQECPIPNVYNASIPAKLPEPIKASEAVVKKSQTKARITDPIPTTETSIAPRQRPKAGQTQPQPVSGILPIQAALTPRKRPNVAAAASQAIGVGINVPPSAPGALQTSQQGPATAQAAVRPQQTTNIQPQVTPQPQQLLMKQQQPSAFLHMQHNQQQQHEVQESPALRLTPIPECSVTGPAADPDVSAGRGLHKVGSLTPPSSPKLAAKSGHRRILSDVTHSAIFGVPISKSTQLLQAAAAEASVNKSKSASTTPSGSPCSSQQTVYHPADTDTQSARITTNTQPSWNPFGDDNFSKLTAEELLNKDFAKLAETAATEEKSRGDCLIHGLNSFAVNLIDNGQKPLETSLLHPDLLTLAEPLSTNAAKTEVCVDSLIPGLEAPRAQQHLGQSELTTADMPDSLTGKDSLLGCHLLSHTSPHGNQNVSATSSYRSSAPLGSCAASCLEELQPAQTAADSSFRMLQEEKGNNDEFDPIPVLISKTSNQGGHSRNNSGSSESSLPNLARSLLLVDQLIDL; encoded by the exons ATGAAGAAATTTTTTGACTCACGCCGGGAGCTGGTGAGCTCGGGGCCTGGTCCGGGAGCCGGCGGAGGAGGCGCCGGTTCCAGCGGCGGAGGCAGCTTCATCGGTCGGGTGTTTACGCTTGGAAGACATCAAGTGACCATCGAAGAAATCGTGGCTGAAG GAGGTTTTGCCATTGTGTTTTTGGTGCGAACGAATCAGGGTCAACGGTGTGCTCTAAAGCGGATGTATGTTAACAATGAGGATGATCTACAAATCTGCAAACTGGAGATACAGATTAtg CGGGACCTTGTGGGCCACAAAAACATAGTTGGCTTCCTGGATTCCAGCATAGCTGCAGTTGGAGCTGGTGATGTGTGGGAGGTCCTCATCTTAATGGACTTCTGTCGAG GTGGACAGGTGGTCAACCTGATGAACCAGCGCTTACAGACCGGCTTCACTGAGGCAGAGGTGTTGCAAATCTTTTGTGATACGTGTGAGGCTGTTGCTTGTCTGCACCAGTGCAAGACTCCAATCATTCATAGGGACCTCAAG GTGGAAAATATTCTCCTGCATGACCAGGGTCATTATGTGCTGTGTGACTTTGGAAGTGCTACAAACCACTTCCAAAACCCACAGACAGAGGGTGTGCCTGTCATTGaggaagaaataaaaaa GTACACCACTTTATCATACCGCGCTCCAGAGATGGTCAACCTCTATGGTGGGAAAGTCATCACAACAAAGGCAGATATATGG GCTATGGGATGTCTTCTCTATAAACTATGCTACTTCACGCTTCCATTTGGGGAGAGCCAAGTTGCTATCTGTGATGGCAGTTTCACTATTCCAGACAATTCACGCTACTCGCACGATATGCACTGTCTCATCA GATATATACTGGAACCCGACCCCGACAAGCGGCCAGACATCTATCAAGTATCTCACTTTGCCTTTAAACTGAATCGACAAGAGTGTCCTATTCCAAATGTATAT AATGCATCCATTCCTGCAAAACTACCTGAGCCTATCAAAGCCAGTGAAGCAGTGGTCAAAAAAAGCCAAACCAAAGCCAG GATCACAGACCCCATTCCTACCACTGAAACCTCAATAGCACCTCGACAAAGGCCTAAGGCTGGCCAGACCCAACCACAGCCTGTATCGGGCATTCTTCCCATACAAGCAGCTCTGACACCACGAAAGAGGCCCAATGTTGCTGCTGCAGCGTCCCAGGCCATAG GTGTTGGTATCAATGTCCCACCTTCAGCTCCAGGTGCTCTCCAGACTTCTCAGCAGGGTCCTGCTACTGCGCAAGCTGCAGTGCGGCCACAGCAGACTACCAACATTCAGCCTCAGGTCACACCGCAACCTCAGCAGCTCCTCATGAAACAGCAGCAGCCTTCCGCTTTCTTACACATGCAGCATAACCAGCAG CAGCAACATGAGGTCCAGGAAAGCCCAGCTCTCCGTCTGACCCCCATCCCCGAGTGTTCCGTCACTGGGCCCGCTGCTGACCCAGATGTG TCAGCCGGACGTGGGCTTCACAAAGTCGGCTCCCTAACGCCTCCATCGTCACCGAAATTGGCGGCTAAGAGTGGTCATAGACGCATCCTGAGCGACGTCACCCACAGTGCCATTTTTGGGGTCCCCATCAGCAAGTCCACCCAGCTACTGCAGGCAGCCGCAGCTGAGGCCAGCGTCAACAAGTCCAA ATCAGCCAGCACAACGCCTTCTGGCTCCCCATGCTCGTCCCAGCAAACTGTATATCACCCGGCTGATACTGACACCCAATCTGCCCGTATTACAACCAACACCCAGCCCAGCTGGAACCCCTTTGGCGACGATAACTTCTCAAAGCTCACTGCTGAAGAGCTGCTTAACAAAGACTTTGCAAAGCTAGCTGAAA CTGCTGCAACAGAGGAGAAATCAAGGGGTGACTGTCTCATTCACGGGCTCAATTCATTTGCag TCAACTTGATTGACAATGGACAGAAGCCTCTTGAAACTTCTCTTCTGCACCCTGACCTCTTAACCCTGGCTGAGCCTCTGAGCACAAATGCTG CAAAGACAGAGGTGTGTGTGGATTCACTGATTCCTGGGCTGGAAGCCCCTCGAGCCCAGCAGCACTTGGGTCAGTCGGAGCTCACCACTGCCGACATGCCAG ACTCTTTAACTGGGAAGGACTCTCTGCTGGGCTGCCATCTTCTATCTCACACTTCCCCTCATGGAAACCAGAATGTTTCTGCTACTTCCTCCTATCGCTCCTCTGCTCCTCTCGGCTCCTGCGCTGCATCCTGCCTAGAGGAGCTGCAGCCTGCTCAGACAGCTGCTG ACTCTTCTTTCCGCATGTTGCAAGAAGAGAAAGGGAATAATGACGAGTTTGACCCCATTCCCGTGCTCATCTCCAAAACCTCAAACCAAG GTGGTCACTCGCGCAACAACAGTGGCAGTTCAGAGTCCAGCCTTCCCAACCTGGCCCGCTCCCTTCTACTGGTGGATCAGCTCATCGATCTCTAG
- the aak1a gene encoding AP2-associated protein kinase 1 isoform X7: MKKFFDSRRELVSSGPGPGAGGGGAGSSGGGSFIGRVFTLGRHQVTIEEIVAEGGFAIVFLVRTNQGQRCALKRMYVNNEDDLQICKLEIQIMRDLVGHKNIVGFLDSSIAAVGAGDVWEVLILMDFCRGGQVVNLMNQRLQTGFTEAEVLQIFCDTCEAVACLHQCKTPIIHRDLKVENILLHDQGHYVLCDFGSATNHFQNPQTEGVPVIEEEIKKYTTLSYRAPEMVNLYGGKVITTKADIWAMGCLLYKLCYFTLPFGESQVAICDGSFTIPDNSRYSHDMHCLIRYILEPDPDKRPDIYQVSHFAFKLNRQECPIPNVYNASIPAKLPEPIKASEAVVKKSQTKARITDPIPTTETSIAPRQRPKAGQTQPQPVSGILPIQAALTPRKRPNVAAAASQAIGVGINVPPSAPGALQTSQQGPATAQAAVRPQQTTNIQPQVTPQPQQLLMKQQQPSAFLHMQHNQQQQHEVQESPALRLTPIPECSVTGPAADPDVSAGRGLHKVGSLTPPSSPKLAAKSGHRRILSDVTHSAIFGVPISKSTQLLQAAAAEASVNKSKSASTTPSGSPCSSQQTVYHPADTDTQSARITTNTQPSWNPFGDDNFSKLTAEELLNKDFAKLAETAATEEKSRGDCLIHGLNSFADSSFRMLQEEKGNNDEFDPIPVLISKTSNQDMQLDRNGYSMLGQEGCDDETIGECAANDACVHSSDEDQEKETSQEKHQNFSVATEGQSPALDCSGSRPLLLDSEEDEDHATQPSLRSKPASSSAVTVHPPAAATVAQNHSQLDPEPASADVFSKAPFRLSQQEAGDVFANAPFPSAPLAAIQQLDVFSQAPFAKRKEAAPPPYPHGAAGLPEEEDVLGQIAPHPFRPQALAKYSRHFEGTATPQHEGPFNVSKQTGVHTGDPFVCAPFHFKAPQEKPQ, translated from the exons ATGAAGAAATTTTTTGACTCACGCCGGGAGCTGGTGAGCTCGGGGCCTGGTCCGGGAGCCGGCGGAGGAGGCGCCGGTTCCAGCGGCGGAGGCAGCTTCATCGGTCGGGTGTTTACGCTTGGAAGACATCAAGTGACCATCGAAGAAATCGTGGCTGAAG GAGGTTTTGCCATTGTGTTTTTGGTGCGAACGAATCAGGGTCAACGGTGTGCTCTAAAGCGGATGTATGTTAACAATGAGGATGATCTACAAATCTGCAAACTGGAGATACAGATTAtg CGGGACCTTGTGGGCCACAAAAACATAGTTGGCTTCCTGGATTCCAGCATAGCTGCAGTTGGAGCTGGTGATGTGTGGGAGGTCCTCATCTTAATGGACTTCTGTCGAG GTGGACAGGTGGTCAACCTGATGAACCAGCGCTTACAGACCGGCTTCACTGAGGCAGAGGTGTTGCAAATCTTTTGTGATACGTGTGAGGCTGTTGCTTGTCTGCACCAGTGCAAGACTCCAATCATTCATAGGGACCTCAAG GTGGAAAATATTCTCCTGCATGACCAGGGTCATTATGTGCTGTGTGACTTTGGAAGTGCTACAAACCACTTCCAAAACCCACAGACAGAGGGTGTGCCTGTCATTGaggaagaaataaaaaa GTACACCACTTTATCATACCGCGCTCCAGAGATGGTCAACCTCTATGGTGGGAAAGTCATCACAACAAAGGCAGATATATGG GCTATGGGATGTCTTCTCTATAAACTATGCTACTTCACGCTTCCATTTGGGGAGAGCCAAGTTGCTATCTGTGATGGCAGTTTCACTATTCCAGACAATTCACGCTACTCGCACGATATGCACTGTCTCATCA GATATATACTGGAACCCGACCCCGACAAGCGGCCAGACATCTATCAAGTATCTCACTTTGCCTTTAAACTGAATCGACAAGAGTGTCCTATTCCAAATGTATAT AATGCATCCATTCCTGCAAAACTACCTGAGCCTATCAAAGCCAGTGAAGCAGTGGTCAAAAAAAGCCAAACCAAAGCCAG GATCACAGACCCCATTCCTACCACTGAAACCTCAATAGCACCTCGACAAAGGCCTAAGGCTGGCCAGACCCAACCACAGCCTGTATCGGGCATTCTTCCCATACAAGCAGCTCTGACACCACGAAAGAGGCCCAATGTTGCTGCTGCAGCGTCCCAGGCCATAG GTGTTGGTATCAATGTCCCACCTTCAGCTCCAGGTGCTCTCCAGACTTCTCAGCAGGGTCCTGCTACTGCGCAAGCTGCAGTGCGGCCACAGCAGACTACCAACATTCAGCCTCAGGTCACACCGCAACCTCAGCAGCTCCTCATGAAACAGCAGCAGCCTTCCGCTTTCTTACACATGCAGCATAACCAGCAG CAGCAACATGAGGTCCAGGAAAGCCCAGCTCTCCGTCTGACCCCCATCCCCGAGTGTTCCGTCACTGGGCCCGCTGCTGACCCAGATGTG TCAGCCGGACGTGGGCTTCACAAAGTCGGCTCCCTAACGCCTCCATCGTCACCGAAATTGGCGGCTAAGAGTGGTCATAGACGCATCCTGAGCGACGTCACCCACAGTGCCATTTTTGGGGTCCCCATCAGCAAGTCCACCCAGCTACTGCAGGCAGCCGCAGCTGAGGCCAGCGTCAACAAGTCCAA ATCAGCCAGCACAACGCCTTCTGGCTCCCCATGCTCGTCCCAGCAAACTGTATATCACCCGGCTGATACTGACACCCAATCTGCCCGTATTACAACCAACACCCAGCCCAGCTGGAACCCCTTTGGCGACGATAACTTCTCAAAGCTCACTGCTGAAGAGCTGCTTAACAAAGACTTTGCAAAGCTAGCTGAAA CTGCTGCAACAGAGGAGAAATCAAGGGGTGACTGTCTCATTCACGGGCTCAATTCATTTGCag ACTCTTCTTTCCGCATGTTGCAAGAAGAGAAAGGGAATAATGACGAGTTTGACCCCATTCCCGTGCTCATCTCCAAAACCTCAAACCAAG ATATGCAGCTGGACAGGAACGGCTACTCGATGCTTGGCCAAGAAGGGTGTGATGATGAAACTATTGGAGAATGTGCAGCAAATGACGCGTGTGTTCACTCCAGTGATGAAGATCAGGAAAAAGAAACCAGTCAAGAGAAGCATCAGAATTTCTCCGTTGCCACGGAAGGTCAATCTCCGGCCCTCGACTGCAGCGGCTCCAGACCGCTGCTGCTCGACTCCGAGGAGGACGAAGATCACGCAACCCAGCCGAGCCTCCGCTCGAAACCGGCTTCCTCGTCTGCTGTGACCGTCCATCCACCTGCAGCCGCCACCGTTGCCCAGAATCATTCCCAGCTTGATCCCGAGCCAGCCAGTGCAGATGTCTTCTCAAAAGCTCCTTTTCGCCTCTCGCAACAAGAAGCGGGCGACGTGTTCGCCAATGCGCCATTTCCCAGCGCCCCGTTGGCCGCCATACAGCAGCTGGACGTGTTCTCCCAGGCGCCGTTTGCGAAAAGAAAGGAAGCTGCACCACCTCCTTACCCTCACGGAGCAGCTGGGCTCCCTGAAGAAGAAGATGTGCTGGGACAGATTGCGCCGCATCCCTTCCGTCCACAAGCACTGGCCAAATATTCCCGCCATTTTGAGGGAACGGCGACCCCGCAGCATGAGGGCCCTTTTAATGTGAGCAAGCAAACTGGTGTGCACACTGGTGACCCCTTTGTCTGTGCACCATTTCACTTCAAAGCACCACAGGAAAAGCCCCAATGA
- the aak1a gene encoding AP2-associated protein kinase 1 isoform X6, producing the protein MKKFFDSRRELVSSGPGPGAGGGGAGSSGGGSFIGRVFTLGRHQVTIEEIVAEGGFAIVFLVRTNQGQRCALKRMYVNNEDDLQICKLEIQIMRDLVGHKNIVGFLDSSIAAVGAGDVWEVLILMDFCRGGQVVNLMNQRLQTGFTEAEVLQIFCDTCEAVACLHQCKTPIIHRDLKVENILLHDQGHYVLCDFGSATNHFQNPQTEGVPVIEEEIKKYTTLSYRAPEMVNLYGGKVITTKADIWAMGCLLYKLCYFTLPFGESQVAICDGSFTIPDNSRYSHDMHCLIRYILEPDPDKRPDIYQVSHFAFKLNRQECPIPNVYNASIPAKLPEPIKASEAVVKKSQTKARITDPIPTTETSIAPRQRPKAGQTQPQPVSGILPIQAALTPRKRPNVAAAASQAIGVGINVPPSAPGALQTSQQGPATAQAAVRPQQTTNIQPQVTPQPQQLLMKQQQPSAFLHMQHNQQQQHEVQESPALRLTPIPECSVTGPAADPDVSAGRGLHKVGSLTPPSSPKLAAKSGHRRILSDVTHSAIFGVPISKSTQLLQAAAAEASVNKSKSASTTPSGSPCSSQQTVYHPADTDTQSARITTNTQPSWNPFGDDNFSKLTAEELLNKDFAKLAETAATEEKSRGDCLIHGLNSFADSLTGKDSLLGCHLLSHTSPHGNQNVSATSSYRSSAPLGSCAASCLEELQPAQTAADSSFRMLQEEKGNNDEFDPIPVLISKTSNQDMQLDRNGYSMLGQEGCDDETIGECAANDACVHSSDEDQEKETSQEKHQNFSVATEGQSPALDCSGSRPLLLDSEEDEDHATQPSLRSKPASSSAVTVHPPAAATVAQNHSQLDPEPASADVFSKAPFRLSQQEAGDVFANAPFPSAPLAAIQQLDVFSQAPFAKRKEAAPPPYPHGAAGLPEEEDVLGQIAPHPFRPQALAKYSRHFEGTATPQHEGPFNVSKQTGVHTGDPFVCAPFHFKAPQEKPQ; encoded by the exons ATGAAGAAATTTTTTGACTCACGCCGGGAGCTGGTGAGCTCGGGGCCTGGTCCGGGAGCCGGCGGAGGAGGCGCCGGTTCCAGCGGCGGAGGCAGCTTCATCGGTCGGGTGTTTACGCTTGGAAGACATCAAGTGACCATCGAAGAAATCGTGGCTGAAG GAGGTTTTGCCATTGTGTTTTTGGTGCGAACGAATCAGGGTCAACGGTGTGCTCTAAAGCGGATGTATGTTAACAATGAGGATGATCTACAAATCTGCAAACTGGAGATACAGATTAtg CGGGACCTTGTGGGCCACAAAAACATAGTTGGCTTCCTGGATTCCAGCATAGCTGCAGTTGGAGCTGGTGATGTGTGGGAGGTCCTCATCTTAATGGACTTCTGTCGAG GTGGACAGGTGGTCAACCTGATGAACCAGCGCTTACAGACCGGCTTCACTGAGGCAGAGGTGTTGCAAATCTTTTGTGATACGTGTGAGGCTGTTGCTTGTCTGCACCAGTGCAAGACTCCAATCATTCATAGGGACCTCAAG GTGGAAAATATTCTCCTGCATGACCAGGGTCATTATGTGCTGTGTGACTTTGGAAGTGCTACAAACCACTTCCAAAACCCACAGACAGAGGGTGTGCCTGTCATTGaggaagaaataaaaaa GTACACCACTTTATCATACCGCGCTCCAGAGATGGTCAACCTCTATGGTGGGAAAGTCATCACAACAAAGGCAGATATATGG GCTATGGGATGTCTTCTCTATAAACTATGCTACTTCACGCTTCCATTTGGGGAGAGCCAAGTTGCTATCTGTGATGGCAGTTTCACTATTCCAGACAATTCACGCTACTCGCACGATATGCACTGTCTCATCA GATATATACTGGAACCCGACCCCGACAAGCGGCCAGACATCTATCAAGTATCTCACTTTGCCTTTAAACTGAATCGACAAGAGTGTCCTATTCCAAATGTATAT AATGCATCCATTCCTGCAAAACTACCTGAGCCTATCAAAGCCAGTGAAGCAGTGGTCAAAAAAAGCCAAACCAAAGCCAG GATCACAGACCCCATTCCTACCACTGAAACCTCAATAGCACCTCGACAAAGGCCTAAGGCTGGCCAGACCCAACCACAGCCTGTATCGGGCATTCTTCCCATACAAGCAGCTCTGACACCACGAAAGAGGCCCAATGTTGCTGCTGCAGCGTCCCAGGCCATAG GTGTTGGTATCAATGTCCCACCTTCAGCTCCAGGTGCTCTCCAGACTTCTCAGCAGGGTCCTGCTACTGCGCAAGCTGCAGTGCGGCCACAGCAGACTACCAACATTCAGCCTCAGGTCACACCGCAACCTCAGCAGCTCCTCATGAAACAGCAGCAGCCTTCCGCTTTCTTACACATGCAGCATAACCAGCAG CAGCAACATGAGGTCCAGGAAAGCCCAGCTCTCCGTCTGACCCCCATCCCCGAGTGTTCCGTCACTGGGCCCGCTGCTGACCCAGATGTG TCAGCCGGACGTGGGCTTCACAAAGTCGGCTCCCTAACGCCTCCATCGTCACCGAAATTGGCGGCTAAGAGTGGTCATAGACGCATCCTGAGCGACGTCACCCACAGTGCCATTTTTGGGGTCCCCATCAGCAAGTCCACCCAGCTACTGCAGGCAGCCGCAGCTGAGGCCAGCGTCAACAAGTCCAA ATCAGCCAGCACAACGCCTTCTGGCTCCCCATGCTCGTCCCAGCAAACTGTATATCACCCGGCTGATACTGACACCCAATCTGCCCGTATTACAACCAACACCCAGCCCAGCTGGAACCCCTTTGGCGACGATAACTTCTCAAAGCTCACTGCTGAAGAGCTGCTTAACAAAGACTTTGCAAAGCTAGCTGAAA CTGCTGCAACAGAGGAGAAATCAAGGGGTGACTGTCTCATTCACGGGCTCAATTCATTTGCag ACTCTTTAACTGGGAAGGACTCTCTGCTGGGCTGCCATCTTCTATCTCACACTTCCCCTCATGGAAACCAGAATGTTTCTGCTACTTCCTCCTATCGCTCCTCTGCTCCTCTCGGCTCCTGCGCTGCATCCTGCCTAGAGGAGCTGCAGCCTGCTCAGACAGCTGCTG ACTCTTCTTTCCGCATGTTGCAAGAAGAGAAAGGGAATAATGACGAGTTTGACCCCATTCCCGTGCTCATCTCCAAAACCTCAAACCAAG ATATGCAGCTGGACAGGAACGGCTACTCGATGCTTGGCCAAGAAGGGTGTGATGATGAAACTATTGGAGAATGTGCAGCAAATGACGCGTGTGTTCACTCCAGTGATGAAGATCAGGAAAAAGAAACCAGTCAAGAGAAGCATCAGAATTTCTCCGTTGCCACGGAAGGTCAATCTCCGGCCCTCGACTGCAGCGGCTCCAGACCGCTGCTGCTCGACTCCGAGGAGGACGAAGATCACGCAACCCAGCCGAGCCTCCGCTCGAAACCGGCTTCCTCGTCTGCTGTGACCGTCCATCCACCTGCAGCCGCCACCGTTGCCCAGAATCATTCCCAGCTTGATCCCGAGCCAGCCAGTGCAGATGTCTTCTCAAAAGCTCCTTTTCGCCTCTCGCAACAAGAAGCGGGCGACGTGTTCGCCAATGCGCCATTTCCCAGCGCCCCGTTGGCCGCCATACAGCAGCTGGACGTGTTCTCCCAGGCGCCGTTTGCGAAAAGAAAGGAAGCTGCACCACCTCCTTACCCTCACGGAGCAGCTGGGCTCCCTGAAGAAGAAGATGTGCTGGGACAGATTGCGCCGCATCCCTTCCGTCCACAAGCACTGGCCAAATATTCCCGCCATTTTGAGGGAACGGCGACCCCGCAGCATGAGGGCCCTTTTAATGTGAGCAAGCAAACTGGTGTGCACACTGGTGACCCCTTTGTCTGTGCACCATTTCACTTCAAAGCACCACAGGAAAAGCCCCAATGA